One genomic segment of Chitinophaga sancti includes these proteins:
- a CDS encoding FAD-dependent oxidoreductase — protein MKQDSTQVLIVGGGITGLTAALFLAQQGVNFILIEKHKGTSIHPRARTIDIRTMELFRGLELSEELG, from the coding sequence ATGAAACAAGATAGCACACAGGTTCTTATTGTAGGTGGTGGTATTACGGGTTTGACGGCAGCATTATTTCTGGCACAACAGGGAGTCAATTTCATTTTGATTGAAAAGCACAAAGGTACTTCCATTCATCCCCGCGCCAGAACGATCGATATCCGTACCATGGAGTTGTTCAGAGGCCTTGAATTAAGTGAGGAACTGGGATGA
- a CDS encoding FAD-dependent monooxygenase codes for MIGIPDLKISILNILPWQLTVRIATQLRVNKIFIAGDAAHTMTPYAGKGANAGIQDVQNLAWKLAAVLKHQAGDALLDTYHTERQPVGAFYANLSGEMADKNGLIDESKMMQYGEKLLGLPDYAYDSTAVVKPSNLFRGEPGTCIPHMWLEDGRSSLDWVKGQFVLIANGHFEHWRAACKLSHIPVKLVEFPANEQWMTLTQATTTDAILIRPDDFVAARLNALHPCEQLAKTIKKICSLRNI; via the coding sequence GTGATTGGTATTCCAGATCTGAAAATTTCTATTCTCAACATCCTCCCCTGGCAACTTACGGTCCGGATTGCCACCCAATTGCGGGTGAATAAGATCTTCATTGCCGGAGATGCTGCTCATACCATGACACCCTATGCCGGCAAAGGTGCGAATGCAGGCATACAGGATGTACAGAATCTGGCCTGGAAACTGGCCGCTGTTTTAAAACATCAGGCAGGAGATGCATTGTTGGATACCTATCACACTGAACGCCAACCCGTAGGTGCATTCTATGCAAATCTATCAGGAGAAATGGCTGATAAAAACGGGTTGATCGATGAATCAAAGATGATGCAATATGGAGAAAAGCTATTGGGACTGCCAGATTATGCATACGACTCTACTGCTGTTGTGAAACCATCAAACCTTTTCAGAGGTGAACCCGGTACCTGTATTCCCCATATGTGGCTGGAAGATGGACGTTCCTCTCTCGACTGGGTGAAAGGACAATTTGTATTAATAGCGAACGGACATTTTGAACACTGGCGGGCAGCATGTAAACTATCACATATCCCGGTAAAACTGGTAGAATTTCCTGCGAACGAACAATGGATGACATTAACGCAGGCTACAACTACCGATGCAATATTAATAAGACCAGATGATTTTGTGGCAGCGAGATTAAACGCCTTACATCCATGTGAGCAGTTAGCGAAAACTATCAAAAAGATCTGTAGTTTGCGGAACATATAG
- a CDS encoding Atu4866 domain-containing protein, whose amino-acid sequence MENQKYLGMWMTADKHIRQELLPNGRYDEARGNRQSAYTGRYEIKGDHIDYWDDTGFTADGKFVDDDTLHHGGYIFYREK is encoded by the coding sequence ATGGAAAATCAAAAATACCTGGGAATGTGGATGACTGCTGATAAACATATCAGGCAGGAATTATTACCCAATGGCAGATATGACGAAGCACGCGGCAACCGGCAAAGTGCCTATACGGGCCGTTATGAAATCAAAGGTGATCATATTGACTATTGGGATGACACTGGTTTTACGGCAGATGGAAAATTTGTAGATGATGATACCTTACATCATGGAGGGTATATTTTCTACAGGGAAAAATGA
- a CDS encoding SRPBCC domain-containing protein, whose product MNNLFFDYIPNKDNNTLTIKREFLADRANVWDHYTKSELLEQWFAPSPMHMRTKLMNFREGGRWHYAMSEPNGPVYWGLTQYKTIRPKEELSFSDAFCDEEGKINTDIPSADWTITFTEEGEKTLVQSVLTFKSLSDLEQILEMGMEDGMKATYATLDNLLV is encoded by the coding sequence ATGAATAACTTATTCTTCGACTACATCCCCAATAAAGACAATAATACCCTGACCATCAAACGGGAGTTCTTAGCTGATCGTGCAAATGTATGGGACCATTATACCAAAAGTGAATTACTGGAACAATGGTTTGCACCCTCACCTATGCACATGCGGACTAAATTGATGAACTTCCGCGAGGGCGGACGCTGGCACTATGCTATGTCAGAGCCTAATGGCCCTGTGTATTGGGGATTGACGCAGTATAAAACCATTCGTCCAAAAGAGGAACTTTCATTCTCAGATGCTTTCTGTGACGAAGAAGGTAAGATCAATACAGACATTCCCAGTGCTGACTGGACCATCACATTTACAGAAGAAGGGGAGAAGACATTGGTACAAAGTGTCCTTACCTTCAAATCACTTTCAGACCTGGAACAGATCCTTGAAATGGGGATGGAAGATGGTATGAAGGCTACTTATGCCACACTGGATAATTTACTTGTTTGA
- a CDS encoding alpha/beta hydrolase yields the protein MKQNMILLHGLFGQLSNWDSVVKEFSASYNIHVPALPIYNTPKEEPLLYLLEFLESFITENNLNDFILVGNSLGGHIAVLYAARHKVKKLILTGSSGLYENTTMGSFPKRSSVAYIKARVEYTFHDPAIATEALISQVLSITTDTQKCLGVLRVAKSAQRHYVADLLSQISAPTLLIWGREDRITPIHVAHEFAGMIPDSKLVVIDECGHAPMMEQPVAFNFALKQYLSNL from the coding sequence ATGAAACAAAATATGATCCTGCTACACGGCCTTTTTGGACAATTGAGCAACTGGGATAGTGTTGTAAAAGAATTCAGCGCATCTTACAACATCCATGTCCCTGCCCTGCCTATTTATAATACACCAAAGGAAGAACCACTATTATATTTACTTGAATTCCTTGAAAGCTTTATAACCGAAAATAACCTGAATGACTTCATACTTGTCGGCAATTCCCTTGGCGGACATATAGCTGTTTTATACGCTGCACGTCATAAAGTAAAAAAACTCATTTTAACCGGTAGCTCTGGTTTGTATGAAAATACTACCATGGGTAGTTTCCCTAAAAGAAGTTCCGTTGCCTATATCAAAGCCAGGGTTGAATATACCTTTCACGATCCTGCTATCGCCACCGAAGCCCTCATCTCACAGGTGTTAAGCATTACAACTGATACCCAAAAATGCCTGGGCGTGCTCCGGGTCGCTAAATCAGCACAACGACATTATGTAGCGGATCTTTTATCACAAATATCTGCGCCAACTTTATTAATTTGGGGCCGTGAAGATAGGATCACGCCTATCCATGTCGCCCATGAATTTGCCGGTATGATCCCTGATTCTAAATTAGTGGTCATTGATGAATGTGGTCATGCCCCCATGATGGAGCAACCAGTTGCGTTTAATTTTGCATTGAAACAGTATTTAAGTAATTTGTAA
- a CDS encoding Crp/Fnr family transcriptional regulator has protein sequence MSLPSYYQRLIRKYPQVSEEEWHLLDQLATVRHIKKGEHFLRVGKVARNAAFILSGHFKYSFIGEDDSEKILKFGFTDDFLTNCQSFNNNKPSYMNITALEDAVILRFNINNVRPLYDLHCSILHVNIQVYQDIMEEQAEHQYIPSLKSPLERYRFLIRNRPLIIQHISLTNIARYLYTSREALSRARVMMTKNLGGSFR, from the coding sequence ATGTCTTTACCATCTTATTATCAAAGACTTATAAGGAAATATCCGCAGGTATCAGAAGAGGAGTGGCATTTGCTGGATCAACTGGCGACTGTTCGGCATATTAAAAAAGGTGAGCATTTCCTGCGGGTGGGAAAAGTAGCGCGGAATGCAGCGTTTATTTTATCTGGTCATTTTAAATATAGTTTTATTGGGGAGGATGATAGTGAGAAAATTCTGAAATTCGGTTTTACAGATGATTTTCTGACTAACTGTCAAAGCTTCAATAATAATAAGCCATCTTATATGAACATCACCGCGTTGGAAGATGCGGTTATTTTAAGGTTCAATATTAATAATGTCCGCCCTTTATATGATCTTCATTGCAGTATTTTACATGTCAATATCCAAGTGTACCAGGATATTATGGAAGAGCAGGCGGAGCATCAGTATATACCCTCTTTAAAAAGTCCATTGGAGCGGTACCGGTTTTTAATTCGGAATCGGCCTCTGATTATTCAGCACATATCTTTAACGAATATCGCGCGATATTTGTATACGAGCAGAGAAGCGCTGAGCAGGGCAAGGGTGATGATGACGAAAAATTTAGGTGGGTCGTTCAGGTAA
- a CDS encoding helix-turn-helix transcriptional regulator — protein sequence MQVKRFRTISEFQQFRQMPKPDHPLISVFEVESAGHIDMTENMSWLYEFYCIGLKKVVGSKKVKLKYGQQAYDFDEGVMSFVAPNQVLSFTVEEDNEGIKQSGWLLLIHPDFLWNTPLAKIVKQYDFWDYTVREALFLSEKEEETLVGILKNIQQECKSNIDQFSKTIIVAHIATLLSYGDRYYHRQFITREKENHQVLERLEQLLNDYFNSSQGLPTVTYVAQALNLSPKYLSSLLRVLTGQNTQQHIHEKLIEKAKEKLSTTNLSVSEIAYELGFEHLQSFSKLFKTKTNQSPLAFRATFH from the coding sequence ATGCAAGTAAAGCGTTTCAGAACAATCAGTGAATTTCAGCAGTTCAGGCAAATGCCTAAACCTGATCATCCTTTGATCAGTGTGTTTGAGGTGGAATCGGCTGGACATATTGATATGACAGAGAATATGAGCTGGCTGTATGAATTTTATTGTATTGGTCTGAAAAAGGTAGTGGGGTCCAAAAAGGTAAAACTGAAATATGGGCAACAGGCATATGACTTTGATGAGGGCGTGATGTCTTTTGTAGCACCTAATCAGGTATTGAGTTTTACGGTGGAAGAAGATAATGAAGGTATTAAACAATCGGGGTGGCTATTATTGATCCACCCCGATTTTCTATGGAATACGCCATTGGCAAAGATCGTAAAGCAATATGATTTTTGGGATTATACAGTAAGGGAGGCTTTGTTTCTTTCTGAAAAAGAAGAGGAGACGCTTGTGGGGATCCTGAAAAATATTCAACAGGAATGTAAATCTAATATCGATCAGTTTAGCAAGACGATTATTGTAGCGCATATTGCTACGCTATTGAGTTATGGAGATCGGTATTATCATCGTCAATTCATTACCAGGGAGAAAGAAAACCACCAGGTACTGGAACGATTAGAGCAGTTATTAAATGATTATTTCAATAGCTCCCAAGGGTTACCAACAGTGACGTATGTGGCGCAGGCGCTGAATTTGTCTCCGAAATATTTAAGTAGCTTGCTGAGAGTGTTGACAGGACAAAATACCCAGCAGCACATCCACGAAAAATTAATTGAAAAGGCGAAGGAGAAATTATCTACTACAAATTTGTCTGTCAGTGAGATCGCTTATGAATTAGGGTTTGAGCACCTGCAGTCATTTAGTAAACTCTTTAAAACAAAAACGAATCAATCGCCGTTGGCGTTTAGGGCAACCTTCCATTAA
- a CDS encoding NADP-dependent oxidoreductase — MKAIRIHEFGGPEVMQLEEVPKPLPAADEILLKVYATSVNPADYIIRQGGNDLLRPLLKLPMGLGLDASGIVEAIGADVKDFKPGNKVYGVPNFPGDGGYAEYLAAKATQFAPMPHNITFNEAGALPSCALIAWNAIVDLGHVQPGQRVLIHGAAGGVGNLAVQFAKAKGAYVIGTASAHNFDFLKELGADEVIDYNTQHFEELLHDIDLVFNASPVRDQSVRMKSAEVLKDGGIFVCSQLDSPFPAALLQVLAAKNAIGTMVGGGSISYTSSLHGTTALIEEGKVKAVVSKVYPLAEVAAAHRESEKKHVRGKLVLEVAKEN; from the coding sequence ATGAAAGCAATCAGAATTCATGAATTTGGAGGTCCGGAAGTAATGCAATTAGAAGAAGTACCCAAACCCCTGCCAGCGGCAGATGAAATTTTGTTAAAAGTTTATGCTACCAGTGTTAACCCTGCAGATTATATCATTCGCCAGGGAGGCAATGATTTATTAAGACCACTCTTAAAACTACCAATGGGATTAGGGCTGGATGCTTCTGGTATTGTCGAAGCAATAGGTGCAGATGTAAAAGATTTCAAACCGGGCAATAAAGTATATGGTGTTCCAAATTTTCCCGGAGATGGCGGCTACGCAGAATACCTCGCTGCTAAAGCCACCCAGTTTGCGCCCATGCCCCACAACATCACTTTTAATGAAGCCGGCGCCCTGCCTTCCTGCGCACTCATCGCCTGGAATGCGATTGTTGATTTAGGCCATGTACAACCCGGACAGCGTGTTTTGATACATGGCGCTGCAGGCGGAGTAGGTAACCTGGCAGTACAGTTTGCTAAAGCCAAAGGGGCTTATGTGATCGGCACGGCTTCTGCTCATAATTTTGACTTTTTAAAAGAATTGGGTGCAGATGAAGTTATCGATTATAACACCCAGCATTTTGAGGAACTATTACACGACATCGATCTGGTATTTAATGCCTCTCCTGTGCGTGATCAAAGTGTAAGGATGAAGTCGGCCGAGGTATTAAAAGACGGCGGTATCTTTGTTTGCTCTCAGTTGGATAGCCCATTTCCAGCAGCACTCTTGCAGGTACTGGCAGCAAAGAATGCTATCGGTACAATGGTCGGTGGCGGGAGTATCAGTTATACTTCCTCACTACATGGTACGACAGCCCTGATTGAAGAAGGTAAAGTAAAAGCGGTCGTGAGCAAAGTCTATCCATTAGCCGAAGTGGCTGCTGCACACCGTGAGAGCGAAAAAAAACATGTACGTGGGAAATTGGTATTGGAAGTGGCGAAAGAAAACTAA
- a CDS encoding helix-turn-helix transcriptional regulator has translation MNSVPISKLQDRSNLGFVLKPFLPEKDEDEAHRRQSMDLGAHRDDHYIFFIIVEGSGSTVVDFEEKKVGPNSLYYILPEQIHYRIKSKKAKGWYLAADPALVDPACRNLIESWAGQHEPITLTPEEIMDFDLLLGILHRKTPALQQKVLHALLRTFFEMAASAIQHSSTIISDNSRPAILSMEFKKLLSENVIKYKSPADYAEMLHISEPYLNEALKKITGSTVSFWIKYKVVTEAKRLLYFTDLNVKQIAGELGFENHSYFSHIFLKEMGMTALTFRKRFRDRT, from the coding sequence ATGAACAGTGTTCCAATAAGTAAATTACAGGATAGAAGCAACCTGGGATTTGTGCTGAAGCCCTTCCTCCCGGAAAAGGATGAGGATGAAGCTCATCGCAGGCAATCCATGGATTTAGGAGCACACCGGGATGACCACTATATATTTTTTATCATTGTAGAAGGCTCGGGTTCTACAGTGGTGGATTTTGAGGAAAAGAAGGTAGGGCCTAATTCACTCTATTATATCCTGCCGGAACAAATTCATTATCGCATCAAATCGAAAAAAGCAAAAGGGTGGTACCTGGCCGCAGATCCTGCTTTGGTAGATCCTGCATGCAGGAACCTGATCGAAAGCTGGGCCGGACAGCATGAACCGATCACTTTAACGCCGGAGGAGATAATGGATTTTGATTTATTGCTGGGTATTTTGCATCGTAAAACACCTGCTCTTCAACAAAAAGTGTTGCATGCATTGCTGCGCACTTTCTTTGAAATGGCGGCCAGCGCTATTCAGCATTCTTCAACAATAATATCGGATAATTCTAGACCTGCGATATTATCTATGGAGTTTAAAAAACTGTTGAGCGAAAATGTTATTAAATATAAAAGTCCGGCTGACTATGCAGAGATGCTCCATATTTCGGAGCCATATCTGAATGAGGCGTTAAAAAAGATCACCGGTTCAACTGTTTCATTCTGGATAAAATACAAGGTTGTAACGGAAGCTAAGCGCCTGTTATACTTTACGGATTTGAATGTAAAGCAGATAGCCGGGGAGCTGGGGTTTGAAAATCATTCTTATTTTTCCCATATTTTTCTGAAGGAAATGGGTATGACGGCATTGACATTTCGGAAAAGGTTTAGGGATAGAACGTAG
- a CDS encoding amidohydrolase family protein, protein MRIVTIEEHVSFPELSISKSTAAARHMQEKLADITGERLSSMQATGITMQVLSVENTDVYSLHDSEAPAFATKYNDLLAERMKDHWESFTAFALLPMTTPAAAADELERTVKTHGFQGAMIKGTILGEFLDAPKFAPVFERAQQMHVPLYIHPGVPPQAVIDAYYSNVGDTTGPNEAIACYGWGWHSETAIHVLRLFAAGIFDKYPDLKIIIGHMGEMLPMMWTRMNGIFKQGKRSLIETFKEQLFITTSGIFTQPQLQLAIDTIGIDNILFSIDYPFSTNQMGIDFLHNIQLPSEQIAKIAHGNADRILRLK, encoded by the coding sequence ATGAGAATAGTAACTATAGAAGAGCACGTCTCTTTCCCGGAATTATCAATATCGAAATCAACGGCCGCCGCCCGGCATATGCAGGAAAAACTGGCAGACATTACTGGCGAACGCCTTAGTTCCATGCAGGCAACCGGTATAACCATGCAGGTGCTTTCCGTAGAAAATACAGATGTATACTCCCTGCATGATAGCGAAGCACCCGCCTTTGCCACCAAATACAATGATCTGCTGGCTGAAAGAATGAAAGACCACTGGGAATCATTCACCGCATTTGCCCTCCTGCCCATGACCACACCGGCAGCCGCTGCTGATGAGCTGGAACGTACCGTAAAAACGCATGGTTTTCAGGGTGCCATGATCAAGGGCACCATTCTCGGAGAGTTCCTGGATGCGCCTAAATTTGCCCCTGTATTCGAAAGAGCGCAGCAAATGCATGTTCCCCTTTATATTCACCCTGGTGTACCCCCACAGGCAGTGATCGATGCTTATTACAGCAATGTTGGCGACACCACCGGTCCCAATGAAGCAATTGCCTGCTACGGCTGGGGATGGCACTCAGAAACTGCGATTCATGTACTCCGTCTATTTGCCGCCGGCATTTTTGACAAATACCCTGATCTGAAGATCATCATAGGCCATATGGGTGAAATGCTGCCGATGATGTGGACAAGGATGAATGGTATTTTTAAACAGGGTAAACGCTCGCTGATCGAAACCTTCAAAGAACAACTCTTTATCACTACCAGCGGTATCTTTACACAACCCCAACTCCAGCTGGCCATAGATACCATTGGCATAGATAATATCCTGTTCTCTATCGATTACCCTTTCAGCACGAACCAGATGGGGATCGATTTCCTGCACAACATCCAGCTACCTTCAGAACAGATCGCCAAAATTGCCCATGGAAATGCCGACAGGATACTGCGACTTAAATAG
- a CDS encoding glucose 1-dehydrogenase, whose translation MKLENKVAIVTGASKGIGAAIAKHFAAEGAKVVVNYASSKEGAEKVVKTITDNGGTAIAVQGDVANEADVNRLFEETKQAFGTLDILVNNAGIYQWEPIEQVTATAFHQQFNINVWGSILTIQGALKLFGEKGGNIINVSSGAARTPMATGSVYSASKAALDAITVALSKELGGKNVRINSLLPGTVETEGTHTSGVIGSDFEKKLVANTPLGRMGQPDDIAKAAVFLASDEAAWVTGEKLAVSGGIYGF comes from the coding sequence ATGAAACTAGAGAACAAAGTAGCGATCGTAACAGGCGCATCAAAAGGAATAGGAGCAGCAATTGCTAAACATTTTGCAGCAGAAGGCGCAAAGGTGGTTGTCAATTATGCATCCAGCAAAGAAGGAGCGGAGAAGGTAGTAAAAACCATCACAGATAACGGTGGTACTGCTATTGCTGTACAGGGCGATGTAGCAAATGAAGCGGATGTAAACAGGCTCTTTGAAGAGACAAAGCAGGCTTTCGGTACACTGGATATATTGGTAAACAATGCAGGTATTTATCAGTGGGAACCGATTGAGCAGGTAACGGCAACCGCCTTTCATCAGCAATTCAATATTAATGTTTGGGGTTCTATTCTCACCATTCAGGGTGCATTGAAACTGTTTGGAGAGAAAGGGGGCAACATCATCAATGTTAGCTCTGGTGCGGCCAGAACACCGATGGCGACAGGATCTGTGTATTCTGCCTCCAAAGCGGCGTTAGATGCTATTACAGTGGCATTGTCAAAAGAGCTGGGTGGAAAGAATGTGCGTATCAACTCGCTGTTGCCAGGTACTGTAGAAACAGAAGGCACACATACTTCAGGGGTGATTGGCAGCGATTTTGAAAAGAAATTAGTGGCAAATACCCCACTGGGTCGTATGGGACAACCGGACGATATTGCAAAGGCGGCGGTGTTTCTGGCATCAGATGAGGCAGCGTGGGTAACGGGAGAGAAGTTGGCCGTTTCCGGCGGGATTTATGGATTTTAA
- a CDS encoding helix-turn-helix domain-containing protein, translated as MDCTNLKRDHKKEMRAVQDSMDVLSGKWKITILSSICFYSKRRFSDILADIGGISNKMLSKELKELELNKLIKRTVLETQPITVQYELTEHGLSLKTIIENLTDWGIKHRKEITGK; from the coding sequence ATGGATTGTACAAACTTAAAACGCGACCATAAAAAAGAGATGAGGGCCGTGCAGGATTCAATGGATGTGCTAAGCGGCAAATGGAAAATAACCATCCTCTCCTCTATCTGTTTTTATTCCAAAAGAAGGTTCTCAGATATCTTAGCTGATATAGGAGGGATCTCCAATAAAATGCTGAGCAAGGAACTAAAAGAACTGGAATTAAATAAGCTGATCAAACGAACGGTATTAGAGACACAACCGATCACTGTTCAATATGAATTAACTGAACATGGGTTGTCGTTAAAAACGATTATCGAAAACCTGACAGATTGGGGTATCAAACACCGGAAGGAGATTACCGGGAAGTAG
- a CDS encoding SDR family NAD(P)-dependent oxidoreductase: MDNTKRIALITGANQGVGFQVAKELAAHGYIVLVGSRNYQNGETAAQSIGAGAIPIQLDVTDAASIQAAAKRIESEFGRLDLLVNNAAISRSGRNEITLENYAATYGVSTVSLDEVRAIWETNVFGALAVYQAMLPLLKHSKDARIVNVSSSVGSLTLNADPSFPYRKMFSPAYAGSKSAFNIMALSMMIEHENDGIKVNLVSPEFTSTALNNFQGTETLEDGSREVVRVALFGPDDPGSTFTRWENTNIPW; this comes from the coding sequence ATGGATAACACGAAAAGAATTGCCTTAATAACGGGCGCTAATCAGGGAGTTGGTTTCCAGGTTGCAAAAGAACTGGCGGCTCATGGTTATATTGTACTTGTCGGATCCCGCAATTACCAAAACGGGGAAACAGCCGCCCAATCAATCGGAGCAGGTGCGATTCCTATCCAATTGGATGTGACGGATGCCGCTTCTATTCAGGCAGCAGCCAAACGTATTGAAAGTGAGTTTGGTCGTCTAGACCTGCTGGTGAATAATGCCGCTATTTCACGTTCTGGAAGAAATGAGATCACGCTGGAGAATTATGCAGCAACATATGGTGTAAGCACAGTTTCTTTGGATGAGGTACGTGCCATCTGGGAGACAAATGTATTTGGTGCACTGGCGGTGTACCAGGCTATGCTGCCGTTGTTAAAGCATTCAAAAGATGCACGTATTGTGAATGTATCAAGCAGTGTTGGCTCGCTCACCTTAAATGCGGATCCTTCTTTTCCATACCGGAAAATGTTTAGCCCGGCTTATGCAGGGTCGAAGAGTGCATTCAACATCATGGCATTGTCAATGATGATTGAGCACGAAAACGACGGTATCAAGGTGAATCTTGTATCACCTGAATTCACGAGTACCGCATTGAATAATTTTCAGGGCACTGAGACACTTGAAGATGGATCACGTGAAGTGGTAAGGGTGGCTTTGTTTGGGCCTGATGACCCAGGTAGTACATTTACCCGGTGGGAAAATACTAACATCCCGTGGTAA
- a CDS encoding class III extradiol ring-cleavage dioxygenase — protein MPVLFTSHGNPMNIVMSRDEHPFWKALYDLGKDLKSNYDVKAALVISAHWCTNGTYVNHSAEQAQIFDYYGFPEEYYKVYYKAKGSPEIAREVKKAIPQAEETAEWGLDHGAWPMLMHLFPDADVPVFELSLDYYAKPEYHYSLGQQLKSLRNKGVLIIGSGSLIHNLSLVRTKMQRNDMTPFGWEEEYDAWLKKQIDERKFEHIIQYQSSHQLGQLASPTPDHFVPVLYSLGLSDATDEIRYFYEEPPLLPAFSERSFMIG, from the coding sequence ATGCCTGTATTATTTACGTCTCATGGCAACCCCATGAACATTGTAATGAGCCGGGATGAGCATCCTTTTTGGAAAGCATTGTACGATCTAGGAAAGGATCTGAAAAGTAATTATGATGTAAAAGCAGCGCTGGTCATCTCTGCCCACTGGTGTACAAATGGCACCTATGTCAATCATTCTGCAGAACAGGCGCAAATTTTTGATTACTACGGGTTTCCCGAAGAATACTATAAAGTCTATTACAAAGCCAAAGGTTCACCAGAGATCGCCCGCGAAGTAAAGAAGGCCATTCCACAGGCAGAAGAAACTGCTGAATGGGGATTGGATCACGGTGCATGGCCTATGCTGATGCATTTGTTTCCAGATGCAGACGTACCTGTCTTTGAACTAAGCCTGGACTATTATGCAAAGCCTGAATATCACTATTCCCTTGGGCAGCAACTGAAATCATTGCGCAACAAAGGGGTATTGATCATTGGTAGCGGATCACTGATCCATAACCTCTCACTGGTCAGAACAAAAATGCAGCGGAATGATATGACACCTTTTGGCTGGGAGGAAGAATACGATGCCTGGCTGAAGAAGCAAATAGACGAAAGAAAGTTTGAGCATATTATTCAGTACCAGTCCAGTCACCAGTTAGGCCAGCTGGCATCGCCTACACCAGATCATTTTGTACCTGTATTATATAGCCTGGGACTATCGGATGCAACTGATGAGATCCGGTATTTTTATGAAGAACCACCTTTGCTTCCTGCATTTAGTGAACGTAGTTTTATGATCGGTTGA
- a CDS encoding nucleoside deaminase yields the protein MEDHTFYLNRCLELAQIAAGEGESAVGCVIVKDGIIIGEGTEQSRRLKDVTRHAEVVAVLDAVHTHGADLCEGATLYSNVEPCILCSYVIRHYMIAHVVFSNYCGELGGTAQPFNVLTTDVIKKWGSVPLVEVLPGNK from the coding sequence ATGGAAGATCATACCTTTTATTTGAATCGCTGCCTGGAACTCGCGCAAATAGCCGCCGGGGAGGGGGAGAGCGCGGTAGGTTGTGTCATTGTAAAAGATGGAATAATAATCGGAGAAGGCACTGAACAAAGCCGCCGTCTAAAAGACGTGACCCGCCATGCAGAAGTGGTAGCGGTGTTGGATGCTGTACATACGCATGGTGCAGACTTATGTGAAGGAGCCACTTTATACTCCAATGTGGAGCCTTGTATCCTATGCTCTTATGTGATCAGGCATTATATGATCGCACATGTTGTATTTAGCAATTACTGCGGGGAATTGGGTGGTACGGCACAGCCTTTTAACGTGCTTACTACCGATGTGATTAAAAAATGGGGTTCTGTACCACTCGTGGAGGTGTTACCAGGTAATAAGTAA